ACGCGCAGTTTCAGTTCGTCGACCCACGTAGCGTTGTCCATGAAGCTCTCGCCCTTGATACGCCATGCGGCGCCCACAGACCAGAAGTGGCCCCACTTGTCGTACTTGAAGCGCGACGATCCGTCGTAGCGGTACGAACCCGAGAAGAAATACTTGCCGGCGTAGTTATAGTTCACACGTGCGAAATAGCCTTCGATGGCGGTCACCACGGTGCTCGAGGTCGAGCCGTTGCTATACTGCGAAACGGCGTTGCCCAGTTCGGGGATGCCCGGGTAGAAAATATTTTTCTTGTAGGCGTCCACGACACGCTGGTCGGTCTTGCCGAACTCGTGGCCGATCTGTACGTCGAAGTTGTGGTTCTCCTTGATGGTCTTGTTCCAGTTGAGCATCTGCTGGGTGTTGTACGAGAAATAGTTATCGTTGTATTTCTCGACAAGGCCGTTGTTGGTCGGCGTGGCAGCCGTACCGTATTCATTGTTATAATAGAAGGTATCCATCCGGTACACGTTGTCCAGCGTGAAGTTGGCCGTGAACTTGAAATCCTTCAGGAATACGATCTCGCCGTAGAAATTGGCGTAGAGGTTGTCGCGAACCGAGTTGTTGATATCGCGGCTCATCGACTGCACGGGGTGCGCGAAGTTGTTGAACGAGTTGAACTGATCCTGCGTCGCACCGTAGGGCGAAAGGGTCGTGCCGTTGCCCTGTTCGTACATCTTCGTGCCGTCGGCATTGTAGCGGATGTTACCGTCCAGGTCGCGGGCGTAGTACGGCACGGTGGGGTTCTGCCACATCGTCCACAGGAACACGTTACCCGTGTTGGCACCCGAATAGCCGGGGCTGTCGATGTCGCGGCGCGAATAAGAAAGGTTCGTCCCGACCTTCAGCCACTTGGTGGCCTGTGCATTGAAGGCGGCCCGGCCCGAGTAACGCTTGAATCCCGACATGATTACATACGAGGGGTCTTCGAGGAAGCTGCCCGAAACGTAGTAGTCCATCTTGTCGTTGCCGCCGCTGATGCTCAGCGTGTATTCCTGACGGAACTGCTTGGTGAACAGGTAGTCGTCGTAGTTGTCGGCATAGAGCAGTTTCGCGTCGGAATTGAGCTTGCCCGTGGCGGGGTCGATCAGCGTCGTACCGTCGGGAATCTTATAGGCCATGTAGTTTCCGAGCACGGGCATGAGGTTGGAGTTCGCCGCATTGGCAAGCGCAGCATGGCTCGCCCCCGGATTATTCGCCTCAAGGTAGTTATAAAGCCCGCCGTATACATATTCGTAATAGTCGCCGGGGTTCTGCATGGTCTCATGCTCTTTGATACCCTGCTGGTTCCAACCCCACTTGGCTTCGAACATGATGTTGGCCTTCTGGTTGCGCGTTCCCTTCTTCGTGGTGACGAAAACCACGCCGTTTGCGGCACGCGAACCGTACAGCGCATTGGCAGCGGCATCCTTCGACACGACGATCGACTCGATATCGAGCGGGTTGATCGTCGAAAGCGCCGACGAATAAGGCACGCCGTCGACGACGATCAGTGCGGTCTGGATTCCATTGATCGAACCGATACCGCGGATGATGATCGAAGCGTCGTCACCGGGCTGTCCCGTAGAGCTGTACGACTGCACACCGGTAACGGCACCTTCCAGCATTCGCGAAGCGGAAGCAACGGTGGT
This Alistipes onderdonkii DNA region includes the following protein-coding sequences:
- a CDS encoding SusC/RagA family TonB-linked outer membrane protein, producing MVRKIVLSLIAVLGICAVAMAQNQQVSGTVTDAAGAPVAGATVMVEGQHIGTTTGTNGTFSLAAPANGKLVVSFIGYDTETVAIAGHTHVSVTLKENAQAIDNVVITAFGEIKKKDFTGSIASVSAGEISKTTVASASRMLEGAVTGVQSYSSTGQPGDDASIIIRGIGSINGIQTALIVVDGVPYSSALSTINPLDIESIVVSKDAAANALYGSRAANGVVFVTTKKGTRNQKANIMFEAKWGWNQQGIKEHETMQNPGDYYEYVYGGLYNYLEANNPGASHAALANAANSNLMPVLGNYMAYKIPDGTTLIDPATGKLNSDAKLLYADNYDDYLFTKQFRQEYTLSISGGNDKMDYYVSGSFLEDPSYVIMSGFKRYSGRAAFNAQATKWLKVGTNLSYSRRDIDSPGYSGANTGNVFLWTMWQNPTVPYYARDLDGNIRYNADGTKMYEQGNGTTLSPYGATQDQFNSFNNFAHPVQSMSRDINNSVRDNLYANFYGEIVFLKDFKFTANFTLDNVYRMDTFYYNNEYGTAATPTNNGLVEKYNDNYFSYNTQQMLNWNKTIKENHNFDVQIGHEFGKTDQRVVDAYKKNIFYPGIPELGNAVSQYSNGSTSSTVVTAIEGYFARVNYNYAGKYFFSGSYRYDGSSRFKYDKWGHFWSVGAAWRIKGESFMDNATWVDELKLRVNYGVAGNQLSASYPYTNLWTIGETNGQIGITQASTGNRNLSWERNYQIDLGIDFRLWNRFYGTVDYYNRRTHDLIWNRPTPSSTGLASRLENVGILANRGFEIDLGVDILKHKDLYWNFAVNASFARNRLIDYPSELGNPALGGDYISGRFLRGKGKSYYNLYLFKFAGVDPETGQETFWKDVVDGEGKVTGREKTFNINEATQYEIGDALPDVTGGFRTSFRWKNFDFMLAAAYQIGGRQWDGNSANVYSPGRAGFTVSQDLVGNTWTPEHTNAKFPKLMFNGTWNFVGSNCDYLYRDASYFSLKTINVGYTLPKRWTSKICIESLRVFFAADNLYFTSAHTGFDPRTAYAGQNAFGFPQAKTFTFGITMNL